GAGCATCGGCAAGGCGCTGGGAGAATGTTCTCGGCTGGCGGTAGAAACGAAATATTATTCTATGGCGGTCGGTGAAATTTTCAAGGAGCTGTGCGGAGATGTCCGGGATATCGGCGACGTCGTGGCGCGCCTGCGCATGATAAAGGACGAGGATGAAATCCGCATCATGCAGAGGGCGGCGGATATCGTGGACGAAGCTCTCGTTTATATCTCCGATAAGGTCTATGTGGGCATGACCGAAAAAGAACTCAACATGATGCTTTACGCGCACATGGCAAAGATACCTGGATTTGTGACGGATGAGTTTATCATCTTAGTACAGGGCGCGGAAAACTCCGCGAACCCGCACGGCGTCTCCGGTGATTATGCCTTTAAAGAGGGGGATATCATCCTGATCGATTTCTGTGCCTATTACGAACATTATTGGTCGGATATCACCCGCTGTTTCTTCGTGGGGCAAATAGGAAATCCCAAACTTGAAGAGATATATGACATCGCGAAGGGCGCAAATCTCGCCGCCATCGCTGCCGTGAAACCCGGTATCCCCGCTAAGGCAGTAGATGAGGCGGCAAGAAAATATATTACCGACGCCGGATATGGAGAATTCTTCCTGCATAGGACCGGGCATGGTTTAGGACTCAGCGTTCACGAAGAGCCCTATATCACGGACGTCAACGAGCTTATTTTAGAAGAGGGCATGACCTTCACGATCGAACCGGGTATATACCTGGAGGGTATCGGCGGTGTGCGGGTAGAGGATGATATCCTAGTCACGAAAGATGGGTGCAGGGTTCTCACGCATACCTCGAAAAATCTGCACGACCATATTTTAAAGTGTAAATAAAAAATTAATAAGGCAGCGAAAAAATACCATGAGGAGAACAACTATAATGGTGGCGGCTCATGCTGTAAAAGAGAGAGCCTGGGAACTCACTCTGTTTACATTACAGCATGCGCCTTTTACAGAACGTGCCGTTGCCACCTAGTTATAGTGTAACCGAATCCTCATTAAAATAAAAGGAGGATGTTACCTATGTCAACGCCAAGTATGGCTGCTAATGACAGCAGCCTTAAAAGAAACATGCCTACACTCCTTATCCTTATAGTATCCGGCGCCCTGATTTATGCTCTGCCATATTTCAGGTATTATTACTATGATGCTTTCGTGAAACTCTTCAACATCAATAACACGCAGATGGGGGTGCTGGGCAGCGCCTTCGGCGGTACGGCGATAATCGGATATATGTGCGGCGGCTTTTTTGCCGACCGCTGGCCCACCCGTTATCTGCTCACCATTTCACTGGTGGCGACAGGACTTCTAGGCTATCTGCTGCTCACCTACCCACCGTATCCTGTAGTGCTGGGGATACATCTTGCGCTTGGCATCACCTCGATAGTGACCTTCTGGAGCGCGCTTGTGAAGGCGATACGCTCACTCGCCAACTCCGACGAACAAGGAAGGGCCTTTGGACTTTTTGAGGGCGGCCGTGGGATCGTAAATATGGTACAGTCCGCAATAATCCTCTCCCTTTTCGGTTATCTCGCCTCAAAATTCAGCGACAAAACCGCGCTGTCGGCAATAATAACGGTGTACTCGACGGTATGCCTGCTGCTAGGGCTCCTTGTCTTTACGATGTATAAGGATCCGGCGGTGCGCGGCGGCGAAAAGATCGAGCTCTCAAAGAAGGTCTTTGAAAAAGAGATATTCCTAAAAGTCGCCAAGATGCCGACAACCTGGCTGTGCACAATAATAATCTTCACATCATACTCCACGATAATAAGCTACTTTTACATCACACCTTACGCGACGCTGGTATTTGGCACCTCTGCGGTTTTTGCCGCCGCGATGGGTTATTTCTCTCAGTACTGCCGCCCTGTAGGCTGTTTCGTAAGCGGCTTCATGGCCGATAAAATGGGGTCTTCTAAGATGCTGACTCTACTCTTCGTCATCATGACGGTCGGCCTCGTCGCCCTTGTCACGATGCCGGGGAAACCATCCATGGTCTGGATGCTTCTCGTCTTCTGCGCCGCTATCTATGCGTCGATGTACGGCATCCAGTCCCTCCATTTTGCGATCCTCGAAGAGGGAGACTACCCTCTT
This region of Cloacibacillus sp. genomic DNA includes:
- a CDS encoding Xaa-Pro peptidase family protein; protein product: MKVFEERRKKAYQSLREAGFDRALLGDPMSINYFTGIHVTPYERFYGLVLDASGETCVMVNPGVDRGCMKGRVPELVYTDTDGPKESIGKALGECSRLAVETKYYSMAVGEIFKELCGDVRDIGDVVARLRMIKDEDEIRIMQRAADIVDEALVYISDKVYVGMTEKELNMMLYAHMAKIPGFVTDEFIILVQGAENSANPHGVSGDYAFKEGDIILIDFCAYYEHYWSDITRCFFVGQIGNPKLEEIYDIAKGANLAAIAAVKPGIPAKAVDEAARKYITDAGYGEFFLHRTGHGLGLSVHEEPYITDVNELILEEGMTFTIEPGIYLEGIGGVRVEDDILVTKDGCRVLTHTSKNLHDHILKCK
- a CDS encoding MFS transporter, encoding MSTPSMAANDSSLKRNMPTLLILIVSGALIYALPYFRYYYYDAFVKLFNINNTQMGVLGSAFGGTAIIGYMCGGFFADRWPTRYLLTISLVATGLLGYLLLTYPPYPVVLGIHLALGITSIVTFWSALVKAIRSLANSDEQGRAFGLFEGGRGIVNMVQSAIILSLFGYLASKFSDKTALSAIITVYSTVCLLLGLLVFTMYKDPAVRGGEKIELSKKVFEKEIFLKVAKMPTTWLCTIIIFTSYSTIISYFYITPYATLVFGTSAVFAAAMGYFSQYCRPVGCFVSGFMADKMGSSKMLTLLFVIMTVGLVALVTMPGKPSMVWMLLVFCAAIYASMYGIQSLHFAILEEGDYPLSVTGAATAIITPLGYSTEMIMPIIAGICLDSYKGAAGYKVFFSILIALSVTGFVTSLIWQYVTREKRALLKAQKLQKKEAAAASV